In Silene latifolia isolate original U9 population chromosome X, ASM4854445v1, whole genome shotgun sequence, the following proteins share a genomic window:
- the LOC141623870 gene encoding dynamin-related protein 3A-like → MGGPPRKQQKRDNTTSATVTATTHNHNSSLNWSTPPPQPQLPLTSIGSSVIPTINKLQDILSCLGAHQLSQIRLPHVAVVGSQSSGKSSVLEALVGRDFLPRACDICTRRPLILQLHHRLPSPTVDDHIEWGEFLHLPNTKFYDFSAIRREIQVETEREAGRNKGVSDKPIRLKISSPNVLDLTLIDLPGVTKVPVGDQPTDIEDRIRRMIMDNIEEENCIILAVSPANSDLATSDALQMSKEADPKGTRTIGVITKLDIMDRGTDACKFLLGKVIPLHLGYIGVINRSQEDINKNKSVAEALSFEEQFFRDHHEYKGVLDRCGIPQLAKKLNQILEQHIRANLPALKSQIKLHFQAVEEELRTYGDGVESKERGAVVLNILRSYSEAFSSVIDGKNPHISTQELAGGARIRYIFHSIFGKALKEVDPCEDLSDDEIRIAIQNSMGPRNKLFVPEVPFELLIRRQVERLLDPSMQCLQLACDELIKMSRSCESRELQRFPTFRKRVKGVMANFMHYAIKPVEKRIAETIDMEADDINTSHPSFVGGQRAIEIARRLIRTSKGTIMDADQFPSPKRDQKSANQEGQKLEKHDKSVSADAITKLFGMPIKLWGRSSSKKAPVGVFSDDTPNHTLKAPSLIQLKAPSSILKPSEEPTEDEETEILMIRILLQSYFDIVRNKIEDDVPKAIMHFVVNHLKRDLHNSLIQAFYREDLFEELLQENFDVKKKRKRAQEMFNVLQKAVQALDEIETNIPLVISDNYKSQTEESTTNKSTSMSSSKISRARKL, encoded by the exons ATGGGAGGGCCACCACGAAAACAGCAAAAGAGGGATAACACCACTTCCGCCACCGTCACCGCCACCACTCATAACCACAACAGCAGCTTAAATTGGTCAACTCCGCCTCCGCAACCACAACTACCATTGACAAGTATAGGATCATCGGTGATCCCGACAATCAACAAGCTGCAAGACATCCTTTCGTGTCTCGGCGCCCACCAGCTCTCCCAAATCAGGTTGCCTCACGTTGCCGTGGTTGGCAGCCAGAGCAGCGGCAAGTCCAGCGTACTTGAAGCACTTGTTGGCCGCGACTTCCTTCCTCGCGCCTGCGACATTTGTACTCGCCGCCCTCTCATCCTCCAACTTCACCACCGTCTCCCTTCTCCTACTGTAGATGATCACATTGAGTGGGGGGAGTTCCTTCACTTGCCTAACACTAAGTTCTATGATTTTTCCGCCATTCGCCGTGAAATTCAG GTGGAGACGGAAAGAGAAGCAGGAAGAAACAAAGGGGTTTCAGATAAGCCAATCCGATTGAAAATTTCTTCCCCGAATGTTCTTGACTTAACACTTATTGATTTACCTGGCGTTACCAAAGTTCCTGTAGGAGATCAACCTACTGACATAGAAGATAGAATTAGGAGGATGATTATGGACAATATTGAAGAAGAGAACTGCATTATATTAGCAGTTAGTCCTGCGAATTCTGATTTGGCAACCTCTGATGCCCTTCAAATGTCCAAAGAAGCTGATCCAAAGG GTACCCGAACAATCGGAGTCATTACTAAG CTGGATATAATGGACAGGGGTACTGACGCCTGTAAATTTCTTCTAGGGAAAGTAATTCCTCTTCATCTGGGTTACATTGGTGTGATTAATCGTAGTCAAGAG GATATCAACAAGAACAAAAGTGTTGCTGAAGCGCTTAGTTTTGAGGAACAATTCTTTCGTGATCATCAT GAATATAAGGGTGTACTGGATCGTTGTGGAATTCCTCAACTAGCAAAGAAACTAAATCAA ATTCTTGAGCAACACATCAGAGCAAATCTGCCAGCATTGAAATCGCAAATTAAACTGCACTTTCAAGCTGTTGAAGAAGAATTAAGGACATACGGAGATGGAGTAGAATCAAAA GAAAGAGGAGCAGTTGTGTTGAATATCTTGAGAAGCTATAGTGAAG CTTTCTCATCTGTGATTGACGGAAAGAATCCACATATATCAACTCAGGAGTTGGCAGGTGGAGCAAGGATTCGTTATATTTTCCATTCAATCTTCGGTAAAGCCTTGAAG GAAGTTGATCCTTGTGAAGATCTGTCAGATGATGAAATCAGGATAGCTATTCAAAATTCTATGGGTCCAAGAAACAAATTATTTGTTCCAGAG GTGCCTTTTGAACTTCTGATACGAAGACAAGTTGAAAGGTTACTAGATCCTAGTATGCAGTGTCTGCAACTTGCATGCGATGAACTTATCAAG ATGAGTCGTTCTTGTGAATCAAGAGAGTTGCAAAGGTTTCCGACTTTCAGAAAGCGTGTAAAGGGGGTAATGGCGAACTTTATGCATTATGCTATCAAACCTGTGGAGAAAAGAATTGCAGAAACAATTGACATGGAG GCAGATGACATAAATACTTCACACCCAAGCTTTGTGGGAGGACAGAGAGCAATAGAGATTGCTAGACGGCTGATCCGTACTTCTAAG GGCACAATTATGGATGCTGATCAATTTCCATCTCCAAAGAGGGATCAGAAGTCAGCAAATCAA GAAGGCCAAAAGCTAGAAAAGCATGATAAATCAGTATCAGCTG ATGCTATAACAAAGCTTTTTGGGATGCCTATCAAACTATGGGGTCGTTCATCATCCAAAAAAGCTCCTGTAGGTGTGTTCAGTGATGACACGCCTAATCATACATTGAAAGCACCGTCATTGATACAGCTGAAAGCG CCTTCTTCCATTCTAAAGCCCTCAGAGGAACCCACTGAAGATGAAGAAACTGAGATATTGATGATCAGGATACTTTTGCAATCTTATTTTGATATAGTCAGGAACAAAATTGAAGATGATGTTCCAAAAGCTATAATGCACTTTGTG GTCAATCATCTTAAGAGGGACCTTCATAACAGCCTCATTCAAGCGTTTTACAG AGAAGACCTTTTTGAAGAGCTGCTGCAGGAAAATTTTGATGTTAAGAAGAAACGAAAGCGTGCCCAGGAGATGTTCAATGTGCTTCAGAAGGCTGTCCAG GCACTTGATGAAATTGAGACCAACATTCCACTTGTGATTTCAGACAATTATAAAAGCCAGACAGAAGAAAGCACCACCAACAAGTCCACAAGTATGTCTTCATCAAAGATTAGTAGAGCTCGAAAGCTGTAA
- the LOC141623872 gene encoding protein TIC 55, chloroplastic-like has product MATLIPYNLPSKPTFFTLSKPATRTPFYSFVHNHNKLRQLQVKPMSSKIAKAVAEDVTGQEDVLVDPTRVAEVVDYDWTEEWYPLYLAKNVPDDAPLGLTVFHKQLVLYRDAAGEFRCYEDRCPHRLAKLSEGQLVDGRLECLYHGWQFEGDGKCVKIPQLPSGAKIPKQACLKTYEVRECQGVVWVWMSLTTPPNARKIPWFENFARPGFQDISTTHELPYDHSILLENLMDPAHIPISHDRTDWTAKREDAQPLLFEVTERTARGFAGWWGKESDKSRPNFLRFEAPCNLQNNREIVDDNGAKQYFSGLFLCRPSGQGKSMLIVRFGTTKRSPLAKFFPTWYFHQNASKVFEQDMGFLSSQNETLMKENVPTKELYLNLKSSDTWVAEYRKWMDKVGHGMPYHFGHSTVSLPEIPAVVEHAPAGLVAGLSASSPAKGGLASMHAPNWANRYFRHVIHCKECRGVVKAFQSWKNVLSVVALLSTGFAILATGRQWKTLFLVTTALCLAGVYACSTAIMLNTTNFIRNHRRI; this is encoded by the exons ATGGCAACACTTATTCCATACAATCTACCCTCAAAACCCACTTTCTTCACTCTCTCCAAACCAGCTACTAGAACCCCATTTTACAGTTTTGTTCATAATCATAATAAGTTAAGACAATTACAAGTAAAACCCATGTCTTCTAAAATAGCCAAGGCAGTTGCAGAAGACGTTACAGGTCAGGAGGATGTGCTAGTAGACCCCACCAGGGTTGCTGAAGTCGTGGATTATGATTGGACAGAAGAATGGTACCCTCTTTACTTGGCTAAGAATGTTCCTGATGACGCGCCTCTCGGTCTTACAGTCTTTCATAAGCAGCTTGTTCTCTACCGTGATGCTGCTGGTGAGTTCAGGTGCTATGAAGATCGTTGCCCTCATAG GTTAGCTAAGCTTTCAGAAGGGCAATTGGTTGATGGAAGGCTTGAATGTCTATACCATGGTTGGCAGTTTGAAGGTGACGGCAAGTGTGTAAAGATACCTCAG CTTCCATCTGGAGCCAAAATACCGAAACAAGCTTGTTTGAAGACATATGAAGTGAGAGAATGCCAAGGAGTGGTGTGGGTTTGGATGTCCCTCACCACTCCACCAAATGCCAGGAAGATCCCTTGGTTTGAAAACTTTGCTAGGCCGGGATTCCAGGATATCTCAACTACGCACGAGCTTCCTTATGATCACTCCATCCTTCTAGAAAACCTCATGGATCCGGCTCATATACCTATTTCTCATGACCGTACTGACTGGACGGCAAAAAGAGAAGATGCTCAACCGTTGCTTTTCGAGGTCACCGAGAGGACGGCCCGTGGATTTGCTGGCTGGTGGGGAAAGGAAAGTGACAAATCCAGGCCCAACTTTCTGCGGTTTGAAGCGCCATGTAATCTCCAGAATAACCGAGAGATAGTTGATGACAACGGAGCTAAACAATACTTTAGTGGGCTCTTCCTTTGCAGGCCATCTGGCCAGGGGAAATCCATGCTCATTGTAAGATTTGGGACAACAAAGAGATCACCACTTGCGAAATTCTTTCCGACATGGTATTTCCACCAGAATGCTAGTAAAGTGTTTGAGCAAGACATGGGCTTTCTCTCGTCTCAAAACGAGACTCTGATGAAGGAAAATGTCCCAACCAAGGAGCTGTACCTTAATTTGAAGTCATCTGACACGTGGGTTGCAGAATACAGGAAGTGGATGGACAAAGTTGGGCATGGGATGCCTTACCACTTTGGACACAGCACAGTCTCACTACCTGAGATACCAGCGGTTGTTGAGCATGCTCCAGCAGGCTTAGTTGCTGGGCTTTCAGCTTCATCTCCGGCAAAGGGTGGACTGGCATCAATGCATGCTCCAAACTGGGCCAACCGATACTTCAGACATGTGATTCATTGCAAAGAATGCAGGGGAGTTGTTAAGGCCTTCCAGTCATGGAAAAATGTCCTTTCTGTTGTGGCTCTTTTATCGACTGGATTTGCCATTCTTGCGACAGGAAGGCAGTGGAAAACTCTGTTTTTGGTTACGACGGCTTTATGTCTGGCTGGTGTATATGCATGCTCTACTGCAATAATGCTGAATACAACAAATTTCATAAGGAATCATCGTCGAATCTGA